One Thermus sp. CCB_US3_UF1 DNA window includes the following coding sequences:
- a CDS encoding S1C family serine protease — MGKARALLLLVPLALALYALWGQGPPSLWAEPVQASPEALQEVYAKAHPAVLRIEGPEGGRGTGFFYAAGLVLTAYHVVAEGGPFTLFLADRSRVGAQLLGFAEPLDLAVLATQARAPALLPLETARRPQPGEAVLHIGNGRNQFIAPRYGRITRLEVSPSAFLPQGLVETSLPLAPGDSGGPVLDGEGKVLGVAVAIGQTEEGFRSFFAPLLGRAGVVAALERGERRYWPYLGLRGPRALTPELARELGLPPGGVLVGEVVPGGAAQRAGLRGTESGGVPDVILAVDGTPVQSFEDLLREVRKRQVGEKVRLTVRRGGEVFQVEAELAPFPGR, encoded by the coding sequence ATGGGAAAAGCCAGGGCCCTCCTCCTCCTGGTCCCCTTGGCCTTGGCCCTCTATGCCCTTTGGGGCCAAGGCCCTCCCTCCCTCTGGGCCGAGCCCGTCCAGGCCTCCCCCGAGGCCCTGCAGGAGGTCTACGCCAAGGCCCACCCCGCTGTGCTGCGCATTGAGGGCCCCGAGGGGGGACGGGGCACGGGCTTCTTTTACGCGGCCGGCCTGGTCCTCACCGCCTACCACGTGGTGGCCGAGGGAGGCCCCTTCACCCTGTTCCTGGCCGACCGGAGCCGGGTGGGGGCCCAGCTTTTGGGCTTCGCCGAGCCCCTGGACCTGGCCGTCCTGGCCACCCAGGCCAGGGCCCCGGCCCTCCTTCCCCTGGAAACGGCCAGGCGCCCCCAACCGGGGGAGGCCGTGCTCCACATCGGCAACGGGCGGAACCAGTTCATCGCCCCTCGGTATGGCCGCATTACCCGCCTCGAGGTGAGCCCCTCGGCCTTCCTGCCCCAAGGCCTGGTGGAAACCAGCCTCCCCCTGGCCCCGGGGGACTCGGGGGGGCCGGTCTTGGACGGGGAGGGGAAGGTCCTGGGGGTGGCGGTGGCCATCGGCCAGACCGAGGAGGGCTTCCGTAGCTTCTTCGCCCCCCTCCTGGGCCGGGCCGGGGTGGTGGCCGCCTTGGAGCGGGGGGAGCGGCGCTACTGGCCCTACCTAGGGCTGCGGGGCCCCAGGGCCCTCACCCCCGAGCTGGCCCGGGAGCTGGGCCTGCCCCCCGGAGGGGTGCTGGTGGGGGAGGTGGTTCCGGGCGGGGCGGCCCAGCGGGCGGGGCTCAGGGGCACGGAAAGCGGGGGGGTGCCCGACGTGATCCTGGCCGTGGACGGGACCCCGGTGCAAAGCTTTGAGGACCTCCTGAGGGAGGTGCGCAAGCGCCAGGTGGGGGAGAAGGTGCGCCTTACGGTCCGCCGCGGGGGGGAGGTCTTCCAGGTGGAGGCGGAGCTGGCCCCCTTCCCCGGGCGCTAG
- a CDS encoding P1 family peptidase yields MAEALWGAEALPEGLLVGHFTDLEARTGCTVVLAEEGAIGAVDVRGAAPGTRETDLLAPENTVERVHALLLTGGSAFGLAAAEGVVAYLRERGKGFPTPGGPVPIVPGAVLYDLGRGALHRPPGPEAGYRAALAAGREVAEGSVGAGTGAVAGGVKGGVGFAGYALEEGFRVAALVAVNSLGRPFDPKTGRLYAEGLLAPGERALLPRLEGYGGSEETYRYPFLLGQNTTLAAVATDAPLTKAQARRLAIMAQDGLSRALRPAHTPLDGDLVFALALGDGRGVDPFLLLRLGAYAADALSRAIARAVLLAEGFPGVPAYRELG; encoded by the coding sequence ATGGCGGAAGCCCTTTGGGGAGCCGAGGCCCTGCCCGAGGGCCTTTTGGTGGGGCATTTCACCGACCTCGAGGCCCGCACGGGCTGCACCGTGGTCCTGGCGGAGGAGGGGGCCATCGGGGCGGTGGACGTGCGGGGGGCGGCCCCGGGCACCCGGGAGACGGACCTTCTGGCCCCAGAGAACACCGTGGAGCGGGTGCACGCCCTCCTCCTCACCGGGGGGAGCGCCTTCGGCCTGGCGGCGGCGGAGGGGGTGGTGGCCTACCTGAGGGAGCGGGGCAAGGGGTTTCCCACCCCAGGAGGCCCTGTGCCCATCGTGCCTGGGGCGGTCCTTTACGACCTGGGCCGGGGGGCCCTCCACCGCCCGCCTGGCCCGGAGGCCGGCTACCGGGCCGCCCTGGCCGCGGGGCGGGAGGTGGCCGAGGGCAGCGTGGGGGCGGGCACAGGGGCGGTGGCGGGCGGGGTCAAGGGGGGGGTGGGCTTTGCCGGCTACGCCCTGGAGGAGGGCTTCCGGGTGGCGGCCCTGGTGGCGGTGAACAGCCTGGGCCGCCCCTTTGACCCCAAGACGGGCCGGCTTTACGCCGAGGGGCTCCTGGCCCCCGGGGAACGGGCCCTCCTGCCCCGCCTCGAGGGGTATGGGGGCAGCGAGGAAACCTACCGTTACCCCTTTCTCCTGGGGCAGAACACCACCCTGGCGGCGGTGGCCACGGACGCCCCCCTCACCAAGGCCCAGGCTCGGCGCCTGGCCATCATGGCCCAGGACGGGCTCTCCCGGGCCCTGCGCCCGGCCCATACCCCCCTGGACGGGGACCTGGTCTTCGCCCTGGCCCTGGGGGACGGGCGGGGGGTGGACCCCTTCCTCCTCCTGCGCCTGGGGGCCTACGCCGCCGACGCCCTTTCCCGGGCCATCGCCCGGGCCGTCCTCCTGGCGGAGGGTTTTCCCGGGGTGCCGGCCTACCGGGAGCTGGGCTAG